A genomic window from Streptomyces sp. NBC_00234 includes:
- a CDS encoding SAM-dependent methyltransferase codes for MTDPSPESVPARVRSDIAHNARVWNYWLGGKDNYPVDRTVGDQVTGMYPSIGEVARADRAFLGRVVRHLAGDLGVNQFLDIGTGLPTFNNTHEIAQHTAPDSRVVYVDNDPIVLAHARALLTSSPEGATEYIDADAHRPEQILRSVEPTLNLKRPVAVMMLGILNFVLDTGEALGIVRKLMDAMPSGSYLVLTHPTLELGGEGNEAAMRFWNENATPPITARTRAEFAAFLDGLDILEPGIVSCARWRAEPGSRETEVAQFGAVARKP; via the coding sequence GTGACCGACCCCAGCCCCGAATCCGTCCCCGCCCGCGTACGTTCCGACATCGCGCACAACGCCCGGGTGTGGAACTACTGGCTGGGCGGCAAGGACAACTACCCCGTGGACCGGACGGTCGGCGACCAGGTCACCGGCATGTATCCGAGCATCGGTGAAGTGGCCCGCGCCGACCGGGCGTTCCTCGGCCGGGTGGTACGCCACCTGGCCGGGGACCTGGGCGTCAACCAGTTCCTGGACATCGGCACCGGCCTGCCGACCTTCAACAACACCCACGAGATCGCCCAGCACACCGCGCCGGACTCCCGCGTCGTGTACGTCGACAACGACCCGATCGTCCTGGCGCACGCCCGCGCGCTGCTCACCAGCTCGCCCGAGGGCGCCACCGAGTACATCGACGCGGACGCCCACCGGCCGGAGCAGATCCTGCGCTCCGTCGAGCCGACGCTGAACCTGAAGCGGCCGGTCGCGGTGATGATGCTCGGCATCCTGAACTTCGTCCTGGACACCGGCGAGGCGCTGGGGATCGTACGGAAGCTGATGGACGCGATGCCGTCCGGGAGCTATCTGGTCCTCACCCACCCCACCCTGGAACTGGGCGGCGAGGGCAACGAGGCGGCGATGCGCTTCTGGAACGAGAACGCCACCCCGCCGATCACCGCCCGCACCCGCGCCGAGTTCGCCGCGTTCCTCGACGGCCTCGACATCCTGGAGCCCGGCATCGTGTCCTGCGCGCGCTGGCGCGCCGAGCCCGGCAGCCGGGAGACCGAGGTCGCCCAGTTCGGCGCGGTGGCGCGGAAGCCGTAG
- a CDS encoding sensor histidine kinase, translated as MDIPEAGLRALRSRAPWTADIGVALLVQAAVSMPWILPRDPRLEPATLPAYLLTTLTVVPLVWRRRAPARVLLAVIAAQGLYGLAVDGPGQTLPYTGLVALYTVAAQAPAPRRRILGALTLAIVFPSAALNTGEARELVFSLIVFTAAYAFGLLTHTRRAYTRAVEDRALQLERTRRIEAEQAAARERARIAREMHDILSHAVSLMIVQAEAGPVAVRTAPERAEAAFDAISETGRDAMVQLRRMLGVLREDEAPGDASRGPQPALAGLPALIERVRAGGLAVTHETTGPDRPLPLDAEATVHRIVQEALTNVVKHARAEHVRVQLDRTEDEVTITVTDDGRGPGSTTGFGLIGIRERAAVHGGTVRTGAGPDGRGFQVHVTLRLVTSQKGVGS; from the coding sequence GTGGACATACCTGAGGCAGGGTTACGGGCCCTGCGTTCCAGGGCTCCGTGGACGGCGGACATCGGGGTCGCGCTGCTGGTGCAGGCGGCCGTCAGCATGCCGTGGATCCTGCCCCGCGACCCACGCCTGGAGCCGGCGACGCTGCCCGCGTACCTGCTCACGACGCTCACCGTGGTGCCGCTGGTGTGGCGGCGCAGGGCACCCGCCAGGGTCCTCCTCGCGGTCATCGCGGCGCAGGGCCTGTACGGGCTCGCCGTCGACGGCCCCGGGCAGACACTTCCGTACACCGGCCTGGTCGCCCTCTACACCGTGGCCGCCCAGGCACCGGCGCCCCGGCGCCGGATACTCGGGGCGCTGACCCTCGCGATCGTCTTCCCCTCGGCCGCGCTGAACACCGGTGAGGCGCGGGAGCTGGTCTTCTCGCTCATCGTCTTCACCGCGGCGTACGCGTTCGGCCTGCTCACCCACACCCGGCGTGCGTACACCCGGGCCGTGGAGGACCGGGCGCTGCAGCTGGAGCGGACGCGGCGGATCGAGGCCGAGCAGGCCGCCGCGCGTGAACGGGCCCGGATCGCACGCGAGATGCACGACATCCTCTCCCACGCGGTGAGCCTGATGATCGTGCAGGCCGAGGCGGGTCCGGTGGCGGTCCGTACCGCGCCGGAACGGGCGGAGGCCGCGTTCGACGCGATCTCGGAGACCGGCAGGGACGCGATGGTGCAGTTGCGCCGGATGCTCGGCGTGCTCCGGGAGGACGAGGCCCCCGGGGACGCGTCGCGTGGGCCGCAGCCCGCGCTCGCGGGGCTCCCCGCCCTGATCGAGCGGGTCCGCGCGGGCGGTCTGGCCGTCACGCACGAGACGACGGGTCCCGACCGGCCGCTCCCCCTGGACGCGGAGGCCACGGTGCACCGCATCGTGCAGGAGGCGCTGACGAACGTGGTCAAGCACGCCCGCGCCGAGCACGTCCGCGTACAACTCGACCGTACGGAAGACGAGGTGACGATCACGGTGACGGACGACGGGCGGGGACCGGGGTCGACGACCGGCTTCGGGCTGATCGGCATCCGCGAACGGGCCGCCGTGCACGGCGGAACGGTCCGCACGGGCGCCGGTCCCGACGGCCGGGGGTTCCAGGTCCATGTCACCCTTCGGCTGGTGACGTCACAGAAGGGGGTGGGGAGTTGA
- a CDS encoding polyamine ABC transporter substrate-binding protein, whose protein sequence is MSRRSLLRSLGAGAAGAALAGCGVPAAYVEPGDRAGRDTSDTDRSLHFANWPLYIDTDDADESRRPTLDAFTKRTGISVTYTEEINDNDEFFGKISPALMNHQRTGRDLIVVSDWMAARFVRLGWVQEMDRAAQPNVARYLDPQLRSPAFDEGRTHTVPWQSGITGIAYNRRKLGREIQHTSDLWASNLRGKVSLLSGLDESFALLMQGNGVDVTRWTADDFHEMCEQVDKLVRSRHIRRFTGNDYIKDLSTGDVLACQAYSGDVIQLQADNPDIEFVVPQEGAELWSESLMIPNLAGHKRNAEKLVDHYYDPEVAAELATWVNYVCPVPAAREVLASSEDEETAALAEDPLIFPDDALRKRLAIARDITSEERSAFAKRWNSIVGL, encoded by the coding sequence ATGTCCCGCCGTTCCCTCCTGCGTTCCCTGGGGGCGGGAGCGGCCGGTGCCGCGCTGGCGGGCTGCGGAGTGCCCGCCGCCTATGTCGAGCCGGGCGACCGCGCCGGCCGCGACACCTCGGACACCGACCGCTCCCTGCACTTCGCCAACTGGCCGCTGTACATCGACACCGACGACGCGGACGAGTCCCGTCGGCCCACCCTCGACGCCTTCACGAAGCGCACCGGGATCTCCGTCACGTACACCGAGGAGATCAACGACAACGACGAGTTCTTCGGGAAGATCAGCCCCGCGCTGATGAACCACCAGCGCACCGGCCGGGACCTGATCGTCGTCAGCGACTGGATGGCCGCCCGCTTCGTACGGCTGGGCTGGGTGCAGGAGATGGACCGGGCCGCGCAGCCCAACGTCGCCCGGTACCTGGACCCGCAGCTGCGTTCCCCCGCCTTCGACGAGGGCCGCACGCACACCGTGCCCTGGCAGTCCGGGATCACCGGCATCGCGTACAACCGCAGGAAGCTCGGCCGCGAGATCCAGCACACGAGCGATCTGTGGGCGAGCAACCTGCGCGGCAAGGTGTCGCTGCTGTCCGGCCTCGACGAGTCCTTCGCGCTGCTGATGCAGGGCAACGGGGTCGACGTCACCCGCTGGACGGCCGACGACTTCCACGAGATGTGCGAACAGGTGGACAAGCTCGTCAGGTCCCGGCACATCCGCCGCTTCACCGGCAACGACTACATCAAGGACCTGTCCACCGGCGATGTCCTCGCCTGCCAGGCGTACTCCGGCGATGTCATCCAGCTCCAGGCCGACAACCCGGACATCGAGTTCGTGGTGCCGCAGGAGGGGGCCGAGCTGTGGTCCGAGAGCCTGATGATCCCCAACCTCGCCGGCCACAAGCGCAACGCGGAGAAGCTCGTCGACCACTACTACGACCCGGAGGTGGCGGCCGAACTGGCGACCTGGGTCAACTACGTCTGTCCGGTCCCCGCCGCCCGAGAGGTGCTGGCCTCCTCTGAGGACGAGGAGACCGCCGCGCTCGCCGAGGACCCGCTGATCTTCCCCGACGACGCGCTGCGCAAGCGCCTCGCCATCGCCAGGGACATCACCTCCGAGGAGCGGTCCGCCTTCGCCAAGAGGTGGAACTCGATCGTCGGTCTGTAG
- a CDS encoding response regulator transcription factor — protein MTIRVVVADDQELVRSGFAMILDAQPDIEVVAEAANGTQAVDAVRRTRPEVALLDIRMPLMDGIEACRAISSESDCRTVMLTTFDSDEYVYDALHAGASGFLLKDVRRDDLVHAVRVVAAGDSLLAPSVARRLIAEYTARPAVPGVRASERLDVLTARERETLLHLARGLSNAEIAGALVVSEHTVKTHVGNVLSKLGLRDRIQAVICAYESGLVAPSPEGEAALHSPVQARGRPAADRPPG, from the coding sequence TTGACGATCCGCGTGGTGGTGGCCGACGACCAGGAACTGGTGCGCAGCGGCTTCGCGATGATCCTGGACGCGCAGCCGGACATCGAGGTCGTCGCGGAGGCCGCGAACGGGACGCAGGCGGTCGACGCGGTGCGCAGGACGCGGCCCGAGGTGGCCCTGCTGGACATCAGGATGCCGCTCATGGACGGCATCGAGGCGTGCCGGGCGATCAGTTCGGAGTCGGACTGCCGGACCGTCATGCTGACCACCTTCGACTCCGACGAGTACGTCTACGACGCGCTGCACGCGGGCGCGAGCGGCTTCCTGCTGAAGGACGTGCGCCGGGACGACCTGGTCCATGCGGTACGGGTGGTGGCGGCCGGGGATTCGCTGCTGGCGCCGTCCGTGGCACGTCGGCTGATCGCCGAGTACACCGCGCGCCCCGCGGTGCCCGGTGTGCGGGCGTCCGAGCGGCTGGACGTGCTGACCGCCCGGGAGCGGGAGACCCTGCTGCATCTGGCGCGTGGCCTGTCCAACGCGGAGATCGCGGGCGCGCTGGTCGTCAGCGAGCACACGGTGAAGACGCATGTGGGGAACGTGCTGTCCAAACTGGGCCTGCGCGACCGGATCCAGGCGGTCATCTGCGCGTACGAGTCGGGACTCGTCGCTCCCTCGCCGGAGGGAGAAGCCGCCCTCCACTCCCCCGTACAGGCGAGAGGACGACCAGCCGCAGACCGCCCGCCGGGGTGA
- a CDS encoding serine hydrolase domain-containing protein, whose translation MNTRTRTVLAAALVLGIAAGPVVPASALGGARSVTAVPAYEAPDAEALRAVIAGLPDEGATAALVRLSGSDGSWRGSSGVHDLKTHRPADPDARFRAGSVTKVFTAATVLQLAAERKVGLDRPARDYLPQDVPATYGDVTVRQLLNHTSGLPSADFPGSTTEDAYANRFHVYSPREMVASATAKEELFPAGTRQNYSNIGYTVAGLLIEKVTGHSYEDEVTRRILKPLGLHGTSFPGTDPRIHGPHNHGYQKLVRADGTTVLRDASVWSATDGWAAGDIISTTRDLEHFTEALFGGHVVRGPLLEEMFTLPDASVRDYRTGDPAAYSAGLTSWKLGGRQVWGKTGGRWGYNTGIGAARDLSRTLVYSVNSTDAKGRETNEVVMNLIVTAFGEPSRN comes from the coding sequence ATGAACACCCGCACCCGCACGGTCCTCGCCGCGGCTCTCGTTCTCGGCATCGCGGCAGGCCCGGTGGTCCCGGCCTCCGCCCTGGGCGGCGCCCGGTCGGTCACGGCCGTCCCGGCGTACGAGGCCCCGGATGCCGAGGCGCTGCGCGCCGTGATCGCCGGGCTGCCGGACGAGGGCGCGACCGCCGCTCTCGTCCGCCTCTCCGGCAGCGACGGCAGCTGGCGCGGCAGTTCCGGCGTGCACGACCTGAAGACGCATCGCCCGGCCGACCCGGACGCCAGGTTCCGCGCGGGATCGGTGACCAAGGTCTTCACCGCGGCGACCGTGCTCCAGCTCGCCGCGGAACGGAAGGTCGGCCTGGACCGGCCCGCCCGTGACTACCTTCCCCAGGACGTCCCGGCCACGTACGGAGACGTCACCGTCCGGCAGTTGCTGAACCACACGAGCGGCCTGCCGTCCGCCGACTTCCCCGGCAGCACGACCGAGGACGCCTACGCCAACCGCTTCCATGTCTACTCGCCCCGCGAGATGGTCGCCTCCGCGACCGCCAAGGAGGAGCTGTTCCCCGCCGGAACCCGGCAGAACTACTCCAACATCGGGTACACCGTGGCCGGCCTCCTGATCGAGAAGGTCACCGGCCACTCGTACGAAGACGAGGTCACGCGCCGCATCCTGAAGCCGCTCGGCCTGCACGGCACGTCGTTCCCTGGTACCGATCCCCGGATACACGGCCCGCACAACCACGGCTATCAGAAGCTGGTGCGGGCCGACGGCACCACCGTGCTGCGCGATGCCAGCGTCTGGAGCGCCACGGACGGCTGGGCAGCGGGCGACATCATCTCGACCACCAGGGACCTGGAGCACTTCACCGAGGCCCTGTTCGGCGGCCACGTGGTGCGCGGTCCGCTGCTGGAGGAGATGTTCACGCTGCCCGACGCGTCCGTGCGCGACTACAGGACGGGCGACCCCGCGGCGTACAGCGCCGGCCTGACCTCGTGGAAGCTCGGCGGACGCCAGGTCTGGGGCAAGACCGGTGGCCGCTGGGGCTACAACACGGGGATCGGGGCTGCCCGCGACCTCTCGCGCACGCTCGTCTACAGCGTGAACTCCACGGACGCGAAGGGCCGCGAGACCAACGAGGTGGTGATGAACCTCATCGTCACCGCCTTCGGTGAGCCCTCGCGGAACTGA